The Paenibacillus swuensis genome contains the following window.
GTCTATTCAAAATTCATGCCACATCAAAAAGACCGAGGTATTCCACGAGGGTGGGTCCCGGTCTTTTTGCAAGTAAAATATAAATTAAACTTAGGCCTGATGAATATTTAGAAATTATTTATTTGCGGCTTGAATAAAAGCCTTAATTAACGGATGTACAATTTTGTTCAAAGCAGACCGCTCAGGCTGAAATAATGCTCCGACATAGAAGGGATGCTGGCTATATTCCATAATCCGAGTTTCACCATTATGATCAACTCCGACAATCCGAATACCAGCCTTTTCTAAGTGTGAAGCAAAATCCGGATTTAACCCATAATTACAAGTGCCATATTGCTCTGAAATTTCATTCGTTCCGTACACTGTTGCAACTTTTGAATCTGGAGCGAGTCTGAATTTTTGCGTTTTTTCACTGACCGAGCATGTTAGAGGAGCAACCAGCAGAACGGATGCATCTGGGTTTTCCTCGGCATGATCTGCTTCATGCAGTCCCAGCGCATTTCTGGCGAATTCAATGATCATGTGTTGAAATCCGCCGCACGTCCCCAAGAAAGGCACTTGATTCTCACGAGCATACCGTATGCCGTTAAGAGCTCCTTGCATACTGGCATAAGGACTTGCAGGAACGGTCCACCAGATCGCCTGATACTTCGCCAACCTCTGTTCGAAACCTTCTTCCAGTACAGTAGTTGCAATCCACTCGAAGTCGACAACAATTCCAAGATCATTCGCCGCTAATTCAATAGCCTGAGGAATTGCCACATGCGCTACGACCTGTGGATCATAGTCACCGATTAACGCTACACGAATCATCGCTGCTCACCTCGCTAATCAAGAGTTTAATGAAGAACATATAAAATGAGATTTTATGCTAGATAATGGATATTTGTCAATCTGATTTCATAAGCTTTTACGCAACAATTATGGGTTATATGCGTTATATAAGGTAATTCAATATCAGGAGGAGATTGTCTATGCTCGCGTTCCATCGTGTCTTATCCCGGCGCACAGCCCTTGCAGCTATTGCTGTTGCAGCCTTGACGGTTCATGCCGGCAGTGCGTTCGCTCTTGCATCCTCTGGTCCGGTTGCTGCCGCATCCGCGGTCACCGTATCCTCGTCAGCCAAAGTGTACAACACCTTCAACACTCTGTTGCGTAAGCCCGGCGGGTTGCCTCAGGCCATTACCTACCTGAACGCGCATATTCATCAAGCAACCAACTATCAGGCGACGGCGATGGTGCTCCAACTGGAGAATGCACTGAAGGCGGAGCTGCCGCGGATGGAAGCCAGGTTCACTCCACAAGTATCGGAGAAGTTGATGAAAGTGTATGTGTACAAGGAGGATTTTGCTTCGACGCTAAGTCGTACACGTGACCCGCAGTTGCGCAAGTTGCTGCAACTGGCCGCTTCCAGCGGGTACCGTCAGCACTCCTCTGAAGGAATCATTTATCCGGTGGTAGATTACACAGATCTGATCAAGTACAAGAAGTATGTTACGGCGGACCTTCAAGCGTACATCGATATTATGGCAGCTCAGACTCTCCGTCCTTCAACCAACGACGCCGCGCTCGCGATTGGCTACCAGGAGTTGGTGAACCGCGGACTTGCGCTGGAGCAATTCATGGCGAAGTATCCGAAGTCGAACCGCTACGTACAGGTCGCCAACCTGTTCAGAGAAACGAAATACATGATCTTCTACAGTCCGAGCAACACACCGCTGTTCGACTATGACGGCGAAGAGGTTATGCGCGCGAATGCCCGGATCGGTTATAGTGCCGTGCTGAAACGCAACCCGGCGACGGCTAGCCCGCTCCTACAGCTGTTAGCTACGTTCATGAGCATTGCTGAAGCTTCCGATTTCAAAAAGTCCGAAGCGGTTGAGACCTTCCTGCAGGAGAAGGTATCGCTGGATTAATGATAGAAGGCTTCGCAACCCTAGGGCAGCGAAGCCTTCTTTGTTACAACGCCAAGCACATATGGCCCGCTAGTGGTCGCAACCAGCGACTGGCTATGGACGAGGGTGATTCGACTTAATGTTGTCTGTCGCTAGTGCCACGGTCTGCTCCACTCGCTTCTTGCGCGTTTCCGGACGCTTGGCATTCTGAATCCATTCCAGGATGCCTCGCTTCGAGGATCGAGAGAAGGCGTCAAAATGGTTCCACGCCTGCTCGTTAGCATTGAAGGCAGCCTTTAAGTCATCCGGAATCGTCAAATTCTCGACCTCATCCAGTGCCGTCCATGTGCCGGTCTCTTTCGCAAGCTTCACGGATGCCAGTCCGGAGGCAGTCATTCGCCCTTCTGCCGTCAGCCGCTCCACTTTCTCCTTGTTCACCTTACTCCAGTTACTCTTGGGATTTCTCCGTGCAAAAAACTGATAATAACTCTCCTCGTCCCGCTTCCGCGGCGTGCTGTCAATCCACCCATAGCATAGCGCCTCATCCACGGCTTCATCATAGTACACACTCGGCGTCTCACTCTGCTTGCGATATATAATAAGCCATACACTCTTTTCCTGATCGTGATGCTGCTCCAGCCAGGAGCGCCATGCCTCGCGATCTTGTGCGTGGAAGGCAGCTACGCCGTTGAATACTTCGTTAGTCATGAGTTTCACACCTTTTTATGAATCTGTGGCCAGGGCGTATAGGCTACTTCGCGATGTATTTACAATTTGCATACTGCTATGCTTTGCTCTGGTCTTCTTCATTCCCCACAGCCACCGGATTCCCCTCATAACTAATCCAATCGCTCCAGCTCTCGGATTTCTTAGCTAACCAATTTAAAAAGTCCATATCTAATCAATACCATTATGTAAAGTCTCTTTATATTCGCAAGCCAAACAAAAGCTTGATTTAAATCTTCTGCTCAGAATTTTTCTATCATGACCCATAGAAGATTGATAACCGAACTTTCTACAAACAAACTTTCTGTTTGGGTTAATTAAATACATCGTTTCAAGGCTAAGTGTGTGTTCAAGGTCTTGGTGTGTATGGAGATGTCGACAAAAATTCAATCCAGAGACTTCATCATCTCGTAACCAAAAATATTCTATTAATAAGTTAGGCAATCTATCGTCAGATAAACCAAGTAGTTCTAACATTTGCCGTGCATATTTATTTAGTTCTTTATCAGATAGGTCAGATAAAAAAATATTGTCCTTCATTGAATCGTTAATTAATTTTTCAAAGTTAAATATAAATATCCCATCAAGAAAAGCCTTGCAATAAGAAACAACTTTCACCAATCCTATGCTATCTGCATTCTCCATTACATCATTAACAATACCAATCGCTTCATCAGGTAACCCAAGTCCTTGATAACATTCAGCTAGTGACATATAAGCACGTAATAACTCATGTAGGTATCCATTACTTCTTAAGATCTCTATATTATACAGAAGCGAGTTTACGATTGTTTTCAACATCTCGTTTCCATTATCAGTACTATCCTTATTGCTCATTCTTGCGCTAGAAATGAATTGCATTTGAAGATTGGCATAGGACGTATAAAGTCGAGCTTTTATTATATCATCTGCTACTGTTTTATATAAGAATTCGAATCGCATCAACCATTCAATATTTCTCTTGATAAACTCATTTGCACTATCAACTCTTTCACTTAATGACAATGGATGTCCTATCTTATCACGACCATCCATATTAAACCGAGCAAAATTTAACTCTCTTAGTAATAGAAAACCCGTAATCTCCCACTCGTTAATTTCTAAATTTATTAATAAAATAGAATTCGTAGATTCATGATTTCTTATAGTTAATACAATATTTTCAAATTCCTTTTGAAGTAATCTAAACTCGTTTTTTAGTGTATGATCTGCTTCGACTAGTCTGTCTTTATATTCAAAAAATCTATGTTGTAATGTGATGAGTGATTTTGGGTACTTCAAGCAAAGTCTATCAAACTGAACTGAATATATATCTGGACTACAAATGCCTAATAGTAGCTTTAGTGTTAATTCAATGTACTCAGACACTTCCATTAAGTTCTCAGAAACAACATTAAATCTTCTTCCCTTTGGAATCCAAGACATCGCATCGTAATATTCACCATTACAATATTTTAAGTATGCTACAACTACACAATAATCGGGATCCTCTGACTTGAATATATTTGGTACCCTGGAGATCATCTCATAGAGCAAGTTATATTCTCCACTATTTGAAAATGCAATTCCATACTTTTTAATATCCGCTACTATATTCTTTACATCTGTAACAGACTCAGAGATAATATTTAAACTTATTTTTTCACTCGCATTAGATATTTTAATATACTCTGATATTTGTTTTACCAATACTCCCGAATGATTAATTTGTTTATGTATTTCAGTAAAATCGCTTAATCTAAGTTCTCTTATAAAATGATAATTAAGCGTTTGATTGTTTGTTGTTGTAATATCAATATTCTGGGCAGTTGCATATTGCGCAATTTCTATGATCCATTCCCACATGAAGATGTTCTCGGATTCAATATAAACAACAAATAGAGAGTTTGGTTGGTTTAATAAATAACTCAAGGTTTTTATAGGAACTGAAAATGTGATAGAACCGTTAGCACTTCTTGTTTTAGAAGTGCATTTCAACTGTATATGGGAACGAAAGTTTGACATATGTGTACCTACTAATTTCAATTCTAAAATCTTATCAACACCATAATCTCCGCCTGCTTCATCACGAACCAGAAATAAATGGTCTGGAACGATTAGGTCAAAAGCTAGTTTCGATCTTCTTTCTTTATCATGTGATTCTGCGCTTTTGGGAAGATTATCCATTATTTTGTCCTCCTTAACCATTTTGTCCATAATATAACACAGGTTCTTTTAAAAAAACTTACCATCTTTATTCGTTTTACAGTTCCAATGATCTAAAGGTCTACTGTTGAATTGTCGTTGACCATTTTCTTCATATGTAACGCTTGTTGATTTTTTACGAATCCCATGTCCAAAACTGATATATAGTGGGTTTCGTGCGGCACTTCTTGGTATGTATTCTCCAATAGAACCGTCGCTTGTAATTGCATGCAGACAAGTATTTTCACCGAACCAGTGTTGACTCTACGTTGATTTTACTCCATAAAAAATACAGAGTGACGGCGACAAACTCACCTTGCTCTTCTTTAAAATTTATATAATGTTATACATCCTTGGGTTTCTCTTCGTCTCCGATAATAACGGGATTATCTTCCCAAGAAATCCATTCGCTCCAGCTGTCGAACTTACTTTTCATACGACTCTCCAAGTTGTCTATAAGGGTAAGTTAAAAAGCAATTGAAATCGCCAATCTATTATGGTATTTTTTTACTATACTATTGGGAGAATTGGGGAGATTACTTTTGCCACAACCTTTACTTGAAGATGTATACAAACGTTCTGGAATACCAACATATACCTTTGTTAGACCTACCGAATACCAAAGACTTTACGTCGCTCTTCGCACAAAGGGAAGAGGTCTTGTTGTTGAAGGACCTTCTGGTATTGGTAAAACTACAAGTATTATTAAAGCCATAGAAGAACTGGGCACAGGTTCTACAGTTATTAAGCTCTCAGCGAGAAAGAATGAAGATAGAGCAAGGATTGAAAATTTGCCAAATGAAAAAAATTTCGGCACTGCTATTATTGATGATTTTCATAGATTAAATGATCAGACAAAACAAGCAATAGCTGACTTCATGAAAACTCTAGCTGACGAAGATGCTGAAAA
Protein-coding sequences here:
- a CDS encoding YdeI/OmpD-associated family protein; this translates as MTNEVFNGVAAFHAQDREAWRSWLEQHHDQEKSVWLIIYRKQSETPSVYYDEAVDEALCYGWIDSTPRKRDEESYYQFFARRNPKSNWSKVNKEKVERLTAEGRMTASGLASVKLAKETGTWTALDEVENLTIPDDLKAAFNANEQAWNHFDAFSRSSKRGILEWIQNAKRPETRKKRVEQTVALATDNIKSNHPRP
- a CDS encoding CTP synthase C-terminal region-related (seleno)protein — encoded protein: MIRVALIGDYDPQVVAHVAIPQAIELAANDLGIVVDFEWIATTVLEEGFEQRLAKYQAIWWTVPASPYASMQGALNGIRYARENQVPFLGTCGGFQHMIIEFARNALGLHEADHAEENPDASVLLVAPLTCSVSEKTQKFRLAPDSKVATVYGTNEISEQYGTCNYGLNPDFASHLEKAGIRIVGVDHNGETRIMEYSQHPFYVGALFQPERSALNKIVHPLIKAFIQAANK
- a CDS encoding DUF4365 domain-containing protein → MDNLPKSAESHDKERRSKLAFDLIVPDHLFLVRDEAGGDYGVDKILELKLVGTHMSNFRSHIQLKCTSKTRSANGSITFSVPIKTLSYLLNQPNSLFVVYIESENIFMWEWIIEIAQYATAQNIDITTTNNQTLNYHFIRELRLSDFTEIHKQINHSGVLVKQISEYIKISNASEKISLNIISESVTDVKNIVADIKKYGIAFSNSGEYNLLYEMISRVPNIFKSEDPDYCVVVAYLKYCNGEYYDAMSWIPKGRRFNVVSENLMEVSEYIELTLKLLLGICSPDIYSVQFDRLCLKYPKSLITLQHRFFEYKDRLVEADHTLKNEFRLLQKEFENIVLTIRNHESTNSILLINLEINEWEITGFLLLRELNFARFNMDGRDKIGHPLSLSERVDSANEFIKRNIEWLMRFEFLYKTVADDIIKARLYTSYANLQMQFISSARMSNKDSTDNGNEMLKTIVNSLLYNIEILRSNGYLHELLRAYMSLAECYQGLGLPDEAIGIVNDVMENADSIGLVKVVSYCKAFLDGIFIFNFEKLINDSMKDNIFLSDLSDKELNKYARQMLELLGLSDDRLPNLLIEYFWLRDDEVSGLNFCRHLHTHQDLEHTLSLETMYLINPNRKFVCRKFGYQSSMGHDRKILSRRFKSSFCLACEYKETLHNGID